CTTAAGGAAACCTCTGAATAAGACTGATTAGGCAaacagaaagaataaataaataaaccttacttattaaataatattacatataacctttttaatatcatattttatcattataaaacattttaaatcgaCCATATGAAGTTGCAGACAAATTTGTGGTTCCaaagtacatatatataaatactatttgttaaataatattacatattttaaacaacatatttttataataattaaaatgtaaaaaaagaatacTGTATGATGTTGCAGACAAATTGTGGTTaaaatttacacacaaacacacacatatatacacatataataaattatatatatatatatatatatatatatatatatccaattataataaataaatattatgaattccaatatatttttgtatatatttaacttGTTGGATAATTATATGTACTATAAATTATGCAGTTTTTCCCAgttatacaaaaattatatatatagtgcaaatatacataaatatacaaaattttacacatattttaagAATTACAAATACTGAATCTGATTAAATCTCTCTTTCTGCAACAACTTCTCTACATTACAAAGGCCAAACAAGACTCCAGTAATGGCTCAACAAATCTCTGATCTCATTTGTTAGATGAAAGTCCCTTTTGTCTCAGATTTGTTTGACGTTTCCAGTTTAACTGGTTCTAAGTGTTCATGTTCTGTTGCGAAAGAACacaccactcacacacactcatgaaaaTCTAAGATCTGAATGGAGCCGCTGAGTCATACGACTCACAGAGAGATATATGAGTGAATCTGGAGACATGAACCAACAGATCCACTAAATCATCACATGCTGTGTCCATCAGCATCACAgaagacagatagaaagacagaatATCAGAGACAGCGTGACGCATCCCAGCATGAATGGCTGATCAGAGATCAGTGTTTGACAATGCGTGTACACACCTGTAATCAGACACAGGAAGTCTGGCCCTGTGTTCTCTCAGTTCATTGCTTTATTTCCTTTCAGCTCACAGAATGACAGATTACAAATGAGTACAGTCAAATGAAAGCCTCTTGTTTGCATTCCCACACAGAGCAtctaaaataagacaaaattgTCTCCCCATAAACAAGGTCATAGTTCgaatagatatttatttttggaaatgaTTCGTAACCACACTGAGTAAAATGGCCAGTTTCTACACATTTGCCCTAAGGCATGGAAACCCATTTCCAATTCATTAGAAAACAAATCATGTTTTGGTAAATTACAATTATAAGTAAAAATAATTGCAGAAATTATAACATACTAGGCTATATCAAAATTATGACATACAGGTTGAACGGTTCTACttataaaaagtcatttttgtcaCGATTTTGACTTTTTCTCATAAATAGGATGATTTAGTAAGGCCATTTCCAACACATGAGAAAAAATGCTTTAGTAAATCATAACTATGAGATAAAGAATATAAATTTTGACAAAGTTGAAATTGAGACACAAAgtcaaatttgaaataaaaagataaaaattagAAAATAGAAATTATGGCATactgtcataattatgagaacTGTTTTTCAAAACAGTTACTACCTATGCTCTGAATACCGGTGTAGTTCAGGCTGTCAGTTCAGTTCACCCAAATTGCTGGATACTGAATAGACGTTGGAGTATATTTGAGCTGTTACaaagagcaaagaaaaaaaatccaagatgcATTCCTTTAACCTAGGGGACAATGAAATAATAGGGTGAATTTCTCATGACAGAGGGACAGGAACAAGCATCCAGCGGTACCAGGCACAACCCAGCATTGACCTCTACCACACATACTCTCTGATCGCTCAAGTTTACAGGACTGAATTCAACAAAGCCATGCTTAATATggcatatttattataaaatatccaattttcaatcaaaatgcatgtttatttaaagaGTTAGAAATGAAAAGACGACATGCTGCAAGCCTGATTCAAACCTGCGGCACTTGCACAAGCACTATCACAAGTccaatcatttaaatatgctgatttgaaaaacatttgtattattatcagtgtCCTGCATACATTTGTGTAGTTTAAAACATCTGGTTTTCCTCAGTTTGTTTGCAATGCTCAGCAAACAAAGGTTTGTAAGTGGGGTTAATTTGATGTACTAATGGACCGTAGACACGCTACACATTAACATTGACCATAAAACACTGGAAtaccctgttgaaaaaaacagcatatgctagttaggtatgttttgacgctgggatgctggtttatgctggtccttttgctggttaatgatggtccttttgctggtttatgctggtcttttgctggtttatgctgggccttttgctggtttatgctggtcccatgttggtttatgatggtccttttgctggttaatgatggtccttttgctggtttatgctggtcttttgctggtttatgctgggccttttgctggtttatgctggtcttttgctggtttatgctggtcttttgctggtttatgctgggcctttgctggtttatgctggtcccatgctggtttatgctggtccttttcctggtttatgctggtcttttgctggtttatgctgggccttttgctggtttatgctggtcttttgctggtttatgctggtcccatgctggtttatgctggtccttttgctggtcccatgctggtttatgctggtccttttgctggtttatgctggtcccatgctggtttatgctggtttatgctgattttttgttggtttatggtggtccttttgctggtttatgctggtcttttgctggtttatgctggtcctttgctggtttatgctggtccttttgctggtttatgctggtcttttgctggtttatgctggtcccttgctggtttatgctggtcttttgctggtttatgctggtcctttgctggtttatgctggtccttttgctggtttatgctggtcttttgctggtttatgctggtcccttgctggtttatgctggtcttttgctggtttatgctggtcctttgctggtttatgctggtccttttgatGATTTATGCTGggcctttgctggtttatgctggtcttttgctagtttatgctggtccttttgctggtttatgctggtcccaTGCtgatttatgctggtccttttgctggtttatgctggtcttttgctggtttatgctggtcccttgctggtttatgctggtcttttgctggtttatgctgttttttttgttggtttatgctggtccttttgctggtttatgctggtcattttgttggtttatgctggttctatgctggtttatgctggtcctttgctggtttatgctggtccctTGCtagtttatgctggtccttttgctggtttatgctggtcttttgctgctttatgctggtcctttgctggtttatgctgctcccttgctggtttatgctggtcttttgctggtttatgcttgtcctttgctggtttatgctggtccttttgatgatttatgctggtcatgtggtggcaaaggaccagcataaaccatcaAAGGACCAGCATCCCAgcgtcaaaacatacctaaccagcatatgcagttttttttcagcagggtataTTTACTTCCTCTTGTTCTGTACTTTCAATCAAGCAAAACTTAATTGTGTGTGTGCTACTGTCCTAACAGAGCCATTAAAAGAGGAACCTGAACATCCATAATCTGTCCGCACATCATTTCTGTGCTCAGTGACTGTTTACTTGTATCCCTATATAAACAGTAGTACATATGACTTCTGTTTACTCTGAGGGAATGTCTTGAGGTTTTCTAATGGAAAACATGCCAAATCCTAACTCCACTTGACACCTAAATGATTTTCCGGGGGTTTTTAAGTCAGTGCCTAATCAAAAGCCATAGTTTATTGATAGTCATAGGATTAACCAgtaaaattgtgtatttttaagaatataactACATTTCAAGCAATTTAAATGAAGCTAAATGGAgctaaaagtgaaagtaaacatcCTGTAGTATTTAAGCAGGCTAACCAATTAGCATGCAAAACTAACATTCCCTACGTAGGTTACTTCAAGTAAACAAAAACCAATGTAGCTCTTAATATACCACAGACCACACATTTCCTAAATTAAACAAACCACCATCTGATCCCATAAACTAAATATACTTTAGGATAGCATGAGGCTAATTGCAGTAAGAAACAGGATCAGTGTATGATCTGAGCTTTCTCTCAGTGTTTGAGGTGAAATGAATGTTAATAGCACAACGAATAACTGACCTGAAGATGCAGAGCTGCATTTAATGTGTCTAACAGCACTGCCATGGACAAAAAGAGGAATTTTAGACTGGAAAAACAGACACGGCTCAATTTAGCCCAGAGCAAATTCTCAGACAAATTCTCAACAAACCATACCGGTGGGCCAAAAAGATCACACAACCACATTTCTCAAGCAAAACACTTTTACAGAAAAAGCATATTAGGTTAATATAGatatatgctttttaaaattcaaattctATACTTTCTAATGTGACACTTTACCTGCTGGGATGCCAAAGTGAACTTTATACATCTATTACACTTGAAAACTGATCTGATTATGGACaaataagtataaataagtacaaaacataaaaaatgtaaagttacaAAGAGCATTCAACGGGCAATTTAGCAATAGCATTACAGAAGTGagactttaaaatcacactggatgcaattaattgaaaTAGGTGCTCAAAAATGCTGTAGGATCATTTTTGAATGACATTTGGTTTGATATCTAATGCAATGCACTTAATTAATCTGTAAGTGTTTACATAGTAAATCAAGTCTAAGTTTCTCAGCTGCTATACAGTTATAGGACAAGTGTGAAGCGATTTCCCACCGTCCAGTATTTCTCTCCTGTTCATTCTCACATGCTTACACTTCCTGATTATTTAAGACACATGCGTGAAGTACAAAACTGGCTCAGTTCCTGCCAGCTAGCGATGAGAACCTCATAGAGGAATTCAAGGTCTTGCCCTGAcatgttatttttctttatttcaaacCTAAAAGCAACAAGAATCTCTCCAAAAAATGCTCAACTatgatgtatgtgtgtgactgtgtATTACTGGCAATAAAATCAGACCAACACCCACACAAGCCAAAGAGTTCATGACTACTGTACACGCAGAGCCCGAGGCCTGGAACACCTTTggtttttttcttgtatttttcatTCTCTCCCTATTTGCTAAGGCGGGAGGTGTTTTCCATTAAAAGCCAAATTCATATCCCACTGCTTTTGGAGAACCTAAATATTTCTGTAGCCTTTAATTCGGGGAGTCGTGGGGTTCAAGCTGACTTCTGGACATCAGGTCAAGTGTCCTGTAGTCCCATGGTGGATCTGATTACATCTTTTTGGCTGGGATGTGAATGAATAACTTAAATTAGCCTTCATATTATTGTTTCATACAAACTATATAGTAGATTAACATGTTTCCATTCAATCAAATCTTGACTAAATTAAATTCCATCCCACATTATTTGCTAAATATTCTGTTTACACAATGAAATGTCACATTATAGACATTAGATGAATTAAGAATgccatttaatgttgttttaaagaACTTCCAATGTAGTAAACTCTGATTGACTTCTACTGTATAGGAGGCCTGTTATGCATACATTAGTTGCTATTAAcaacttaattatttaaaaacaccaTTATCCATTGTACACTGAGATCCACTATGTCTGAACACGAACAGTAATCATGTTATAACCGTTATAGGGTGTGAAGATGAAACTGGAGAAATCATATTGGCCTGATTTCAACACACTCACACGTTAAATGTTTGCTTACGGTGGTTATTTGATTAGCTCAAACTTATTCTTCAACATAATGCTATGTCAACTACgctaaaaagtttaaaataatgatttaagagCTGTGTAATCActcatatttaattgaattaaatctaTTCCAAATTATTACCTTTAATCTGGGGTCTGGTTTGTGCCTAGGTCATGTGACCAATCACGCCTTCAGCAAACTGAGTAATAAAGATAAAAAGCATTTCTGTTCTCTTCAGCAATCTACTGACCTCACCACATTGAACACATAACTGCACCTCTTTAACGAACCtgtttaacaacaataaaacctcACACAGATTACAGCTTCTCAGATATCAGGGTTTCATTAAAGGTTCTGTAAGCATTGTAATACCTCACATAAAAGGCTGACAGATTTCACTCAAACAGGCGTCTTAAGAAATTACACCATCTCTATGAAgccttttagccaatcagaagccCTCTCTGCATGTCAATCAACTTGTCTTGCATTTTAAGTTTTTACTATGTGTCTTTGAAGGATGTGATTTTAGAGAAGACCAAAATTTCATCATGTGTCAGGATGTCCGCAAATGTTAAGTCTGATTAATTCTTAACATCATTATGACATTCCACAAAAGGATCCTTATAAAAGTGGAAGTTTGTCTGAGCCAAAATCGGATGAGGTTTAATGTCTTGGTCTTGATTGCACTGATTAATGACATTATTTCCCTCACTTCCTGTGATTTCGACTGAGAATGCAGAGGATGCTTCCTGTCAGGAGCAGAGCCAGGAATTTCTCTTTCTTAACTGCCAGTAAATGTCAAAACACATCACATTTTGGCTAAAAAGACTTTCTGAAAGTCAACTTTTGGAGTTATCTGACTTCATCATCAgcaagattttatatatatattttttcagtttaactttattttaagcaataaaagtttattttgatgcttttagttttagttaacaaaaaaaaacaaccctgCATTGGACCCCATTTACTTTTGTCGTATGACCGAAAACAaaccacatttttcatttttcaaaatatctttagagttaaaaaaagaaagtcagtTCTGAGTGAACTCTCCCTTAAACAAAATGAAGTTTACCTTTTTGCAGGTGGATGATGTCTGGAAAGTTGGACAGCAGGCCCTGGTACAGTGACAGTTTATCCAGCATGTGAAACAGGTCGTATTTAGGCTGCTCGGCGAACATCTCCCCGATGTTCTCGTAGGTGCGGCCTGTGTGCGAGATGGCATTACTCAGGGAGTCCGAGTTGTATGGAGGGTCCAGCAGGAACGACTGGCTGATGGACTGGAAGGCATTTCCCAGCCTCTGGAATTCCTTCCGGAAGCCTCCGAGGTGTTTGCGGACCAGCTCTGATGTGACGTGGGTCAGCTGCATCACACTGTCATCCATCTTTTTGGCGAACACCTTAAAGGAGTCAATGCGCTCCTCCACATCCTGAAGGTCCTGGTGCTCGTTGGGAATCTGGAAGGTGAGCATGAAGTGCGCTCCGACCATCTCGTCCTTTTCCGCTCGCCTCTTCCCGAGCTTCCACTGTTTGTCATCTGCACACATGAGGAAGTGTTCGAAACCCTCATACTGAGACAACACGGGGTGGCTGGTCATGTGGTCCATCCACAAAATAAGCCTCCTCTTCCTTTTCTCAATAAAGTCTTCCTCGAATCGTCCCGTGGCCTGCTTCTCGGGAAGGTGAGGAATGGAAATCACTGTGAATTTGTGCAGTAGTCTGTTGTAGAGCCAGTCAAACTGCTTGTAGCGGCGGTACACCGGCCTGCCATTGTGACTGGGGGTGACGCGGTACGAAATGTACGTCTTAATGCCTTTAAACTTCGTCTGTTTGGTGGGGTCTTCAACGGAACAAGTAAAGGGCTGAGGGTTCTCCTTCCACTGAGGCCCCCGGGGGCCCATTTCAATAGAGTAAGACTCTGCGATCTTTGCCATCATGGGAACGTCGCCAAGTATGAAGGCTTCCACACCTGACCGCACGAAGCTGGAGAATCGGTTCAAGTTCCTGCCCACCATGCTCCCCTTTCTATTGCTGGACATGCTGTCCTGGCGCTCCATATACGGCTTGGGCCGGTAGTGAACGTTGGGGTTGGAATATGGATTTTGGGAATGTCCATTGGCGCCAACACCTCTCCGAGGATCTTCATCCTCAACCACCGTCGAGGTTTCATCCCAGTCGTCCCAGTCGTCATCGTCATCACTCGGCAGGGTCATGGAA
Above is a genomic segment from Carassius auratus strain Wakin unplaced genomic scaffold, ASM336829v1 scaf_tig00027245, whole genome shotgun sequence containing:
- the LOC113079164 gene encoding sorting nexin-33-like is translated as MSLRAKALYTFQSENKEEINIQENEELVIFDENSVDGWLQGENSRGERGLFPASYVHIIRNRSGSNLTDHSLSSPESSPGRDVSYIHAPSMTLPSDDDDDWDDWDETSTVVEDEDPRRGVGANGHSQNPYSNPNVHYRPKPYMERQDSMSSNRKGSMVGRNLNRFSSFVRSGVEAFILGDVPMMAKIAESYSIEMGPRGPQWKENPQPFTCSVEDPTKQTKFKGIKTYISYRVTPSHNGRPVYRRYKQFDWLYNRLLHKFTVISIPHLPEKQATGRFEEDFIEKRKRRLILWMDHMTSHPVLSQYEGFEHFLMCADDKQWKLGKRRAEKDEMVGAHFMLTFQIPNEHQDLQDVEERIDSFKVFAKKMDDSVMQLTHVTSELVRKHLGGFRKEFQRLGNAFQSISQSFLLDPPYNSDSLSNAISHTGRTYENIGEMFAEQPKYDLFHMLDKLSLYQGLLSNFPDIIHLQKGAFAKVKESQRMSDEGKMDQEEAHGIRKRCRTVGFALQAEMNHFHQRREVDFKEMMQAYLRQQIAFYQRVGQQLERTLRMYDNL